One genomic window of Corynebacterium sp. sy039 includes the following:
- a CDS encoding ABC transporter permease, which produces MKTIALTLARYGLTIWIASLIIFIALRIVPGNPAHIALGINASPETIAQLEHSLGLDRPLTVQYFSWVIGLLTGHFGTSLTSGTDISPLVFDRSAVSLILVLSSMFFALVIALPAGVWAAWRTQHIDGKLIGVFSQLGIAIPSFLAAILLVALFAIKLSWLPPNGWVSPDSDFSGFCARLILPVFSLGIVQAAIMTRYVRTAILDIMHEDFMRTARAKGLSALGALRAHGLRNAALSVITVSGVQLTSLIVGAVVIEKVFVIPGLGTMLLNAVNGRDLNTVQTIVMVLVVFAIVTNAVVDLLCILIDPRIRKKA; this is translated from the coding sequence ATGAAAACCATTGCGCTCACCTTAGCCCGCTATGGACTCACCATATGGATAGCAAGCCTCATCATTTTCATTGCCCTACGCATTGTTCCTGGTAATCCTGCACACATTGCTTTAGGAATTAACGCCTCCCCGGAGACCATAGCTCAGCTAGAACATTCCCTAGGGTTAGATCGCCCCCTGACCGTGCAGTATTTTTCCTGGGTCATTGGGCTGTTAACTGGTCATTTTGGCACCTCACTTACCTCCGGTACTGATATTTCTCCACTGGTATTCGACCGCAGCGCCGTGAGCCTCATTTTGGTGCTTAGCTCCATGTTCTTTGCTTTAGTGATTGCTCTTCCTGCAGGTGTGTGGGCTGCGTGGCGTACGCAGCATATCGACGGAAAACTCATCGGGGTTTTTTCTCAGCTTGGCATTGCCATCCCGAGCTTTTTGGCAGCGATTCTCCTCGTTGCCTTGTTTGCCATCAAACTCAGTTGGCTACCCCCCAATGGCTGGGTAAGCCCTGATAGTGACTTCTCTGGGTTTTGTGCCAGACTCATCTTGCCGGTTTTTTCCTTAGGAATTGTGCAAGCTGCAATTATGACTCGCTACGTGCGTACCGCGATTCTCGACATCATGCATGAAGATTTTATGCGCACCGCCAGAGCAAAAGGATTATCTGCCTTGGGCGCATTAAGAGCTCATGGATTACGCAATGCTGCATTATCAGTGATTACCGTCTCTGGGGTGCAACTGACTTCCTTGATAGTGGGCGCTGTGGTCATTGAAAAAGTTTTTGTCATACCTGGTCTGGGCACAATGCTACTCAACGCGGTCAATGGTAGGGATCTCAATACGGTGCAAACTATTGTTATGGTGTTGGTGGTCTTTGCAATAGTCACCAATGCTGTCGTTGATCTACTGTGTATTCTCATTGATCCGCGTATCCGAAAGAAGGCATAA
- a CDS encoding ABC transporter substrate-binding protein, protein MLDNEQQHGKLCSVLVLLAVCFLSACSAGHTAVSTVPPDTQRTLTIGATAAPASLDFTTTAGAAIPQALMGNVYEGLVRINQQGTLEPLLAHSWEENAQGTEYIFHLVKNVFFSDGTAFNAHTAQFSIDRVRSDAWTNGLKTKMSVVARTEVIDDYTLKVVLHSRSNSWLWNMGTAIGAMMSPSGIATLATNPIGTGPYTITNWSVGTSISYKARQDYWGAPAKAKTVLLRYFADPIALSNAIRSGDIDIAYGLQSPELLEFIKQQKNLDISVGSTQGEVLLSMNNKRAPFNDVRVRQAVLYGVDRQGIIDAAWDGFGVDTGGTPVAPTDPWYVGSSPYSFDPAKARELMRQAHAWGAKITISVPSLPYAQNISEMLYSQLRDIGFDVSIESTEFPAVWLAKVMKGKDYDMSIVAHVEPRDIPTLFADPHYYLGFDNKKVQDVLREADQAPAADYNALMQEAVSEIMNDAGADTLFNLPNIVVARRSITNIPINIVSDGLAFAGIDTGTNSRVSTHAPPSTAAHEEQQ, encoded by the coding sequence ATGCTTGATAATGAGCAGCAGCATGGCAAATTGTGCTCCGTTTTAGTGCTTTTAGCAGTATGTTTTCTCAGTGCGTGTTCCGCTGGGCATACTGCTGTATCTACAGTCCCACCAGACACACAACGCACATTGACCATTGGTGCTACTGCTGCTCCTGCTTCTTTGGATTTCACTACCACCGCTGGTGCTGCTATTCCCCAAGCTCTCATGGGTAATGTGTATGAAGGTCTTGTGCGTATCAATCAACAAGGAACGCTCGAACCCCTGCTTGCGCATAGTTGGGAAGAAAATGCCCAAGGCACAGAATATATATTCCATTTAGTAAAGAATGTGTTTTTTAGCGATGGTACAGCTTTTAATGCTCATACCGCACAATTTTCCATTGATCGCGTACGTTCTGATGCCTGGACAAATGGCTTAAAAACCAAGATGTCTGTTGTTGCTCGCACAGAAGTAATTGACGACTACACCTTAAAAGTAGTGCTCCATTCTCGATCTAATTCTTGGTTATGGAATATGGGCACGGCCATTGGCGCTATGATGTCCCCTTCTGGGATCGCAACACTGGCTACCAACCCTATCGGTACTGGTCCTTATACCATCACTAATTGGTCGGTCGGGACGTCGATAAGCTATAAAGCGCGTCAAGACTATTGGGGGGCTCCCGCTAAGGCAAAGACTGTATTGCTGCGTTATTTTGCTGATCCTATTGCATTATCTAATGCGATTCGTAGTGGGGATATTGATATTGCTTATGGTCTGCAATCACCGGAGCTGCTTGAGTTCATCAAACAACAAAAAAACTTGGACATTTCTGTGGGGTCTACTCAAGGTGAAGTCCTACTCAGCATGAATAATAAGCGTGCCCCTTTTAATGATGTTCGGGTGCGCCAAGCGGTACTGTATGGTGTGGATCGTCAAGGAATTATCGACGCAGCCTGGGATGGTTTTGGTGTTGATACTGGAGGCACTCCGGTGGCTCCTACTGATCCCTGGTATGTGGGCAGTTCACCGTACTCATTTGATCCAGCCAAAGCACGAGAGCTCATGCGCCAAGCTCATGCATGGGGTGCCAAAATTACTATTTCAGTGCCGTCCTTGCCTTATGCGCAAAATATCTCCGAAATGTTGTACTCGCAATTGCGTGATATTGGTTTTGATGTGTCTATTGAGTCCACTGAGTTCCCCGCTGTATGGTTAGCAAAGGTAATGAAAGGAAAAGATTACGATATGTCGATTGTGGCTCATGTGGAACCGCGCGATATTCCGACTCTTTTCGCCGACCCTCATTATTACCTTGGCTTTGATAATAAAAAAGTGCAAGATGTACTGCGAGAAGCCGATCAGGCACCAGCAGCAGATTATAACGCACTCATGCAAGAAGCAGTATCAGAAATCATGAATGATGCAGGGGCAGATACCTTATTCAATTTGCCGAATATCGTCGTTGCACGGCGCTCAATTACCAACATTCCCATTAACATCGTCAGTGACGGCTTAGCCTTTGCCGGAATTGATACCGGAACTAATTCCCGAGTTAGCACCCACGCGCCCCCATCCACAGCTGCTCATGAGGAGCAACAATGA
- a CDS encoding MalY/PatB family protein, with product MLFPSYAELKNRRTLKWTRYPDDVIPLWVAESDFSTCPAITEALARAVEHESFGYPPDNAGIAAATAQFYQDHYGYPARPEWIFPVPDVVRALCIAIEHFTRKDSTVIIPVPAYPPFFQLLSTTNREGVFLDARDGIDLAEVEAAFQQGAGAIVLCNPFNPLGFVFKQDYLIKLCDLAARYDARVLVDEIHAPLVYEGTHIVAAGVSDTAARVCITATATSKAWNTAGLKCAQLIFSNAEDVRTWNALSPIVKDGVSTFGLIAAEAAYTHGREFLAEELAYLDANRRFLVEELPRRFPGIKLCAPAATYLLWLDFSDTVVPGNPSEFFLEKAKVMLNDGEWFGELGKNCVRLNFATSREILDRALSRMEEAVQAL from the coding sequence ATGTTATTTCCAAGTTATGCAGAATTAAAGAATCGTCGCACGTTAAAGTGGACTCGCTACCCTGATGATGTTATCCCGCTGTGGGTAGCCGAGTCTGATTTTAGCACTTGTCCAGCAATTACCGAGGCTCTTGCACGTGCCGTGGAGCATGAGAGTTTTGGTTATCCACCTGATAATGCGGGTATTGCGGCAGCAACGGCACAGTTCTACCAGGATCATTATGGTTATCCAGCGCGCCCGGAGTGGATCTTTCCGGTGCCCGATGTGGTACGTGCGTTGTGTATCGCGATTGAGCATTTTACCCGCAAAGATTCTACTGTTATTATTCCGGTTCCTGCTTATCCACCATTTTTCCAGTTGCTTTCGACGACCAACCGCGAAGGCGTGTTTCTCGACGCCAGAGATGGCATTGATTTAGCTGAGGTAGAAGCTGCCTTCCAACAAGGTGCAGGGGCGATTGTGCTGTGTAATCCTTTTAATCCATTGGGGTTTGTCTTTAAGCAGGATTATCTCATTAAGCTCTGTGACCTGGCAGCGCGCTATGATGCTCGAGTTTTGGTTGATGAGATTCATGCCCCACTGGTGTATGAGGGCACACATATTGTCGCAGCTGGTGTTTCTGACACTGCGGCTCGGGTGTGTATCACAGCCACTGCAACCTCAAAGGCATGGAATACTGCTGGGCTTAAATGTGCACAGCTTATTTTCTCTAATGCTGAGGATGTGCGCACGTGGAATGCTCTTTCCCCTATTGTCAAAGACGGTGTTTCTACTTTTGGTCTGATTGCTGCCGAGGCTGCCTATACGCATGGGCGCGAGTTTTTGGCTGAGGAATTGGCTTATCTGGATGCTAATCGACGCTTTTTGGTTGAGGAATTACCTCGTCGTTTCCCTGGTATCAAATTATGTGCACCGGCAGCTACTTATTTACTTTGGCTTGATTTTTCCGATACTGTTGTCCCTGGCAATCCGTCTGAGTTTTTCTTGGAAAAGGCAAAAGTCATGCTGAACGACGGTGAGTGGTTTGGTGAGTTGGGCAAAAATTGCGTTCGCCTTAATTTTGCTACTTCCCGTGAGATTCTTGACCGTGCTCTTTCTCGTATGGAAGAAGCAGTACAAGCACTATGA
- a CDS encoding ABC transporter ATP-binding protein, which translates to MGSITRILRSAKTLWPYYLGVISSAVIISLLSLLIPFILRDATDTIVEALSDKSGKSGWAEAKSHLMVLAIALLVAQLLNTILRNVGGYIGDVMAARMRQILSTRYFAQLLGMPQRYFDNQVTGTIIARLDRSISSITQALQSMANSFFPMLITLGAVLGISAWYYWPLALLLAAIIPIYMWLTSLTSKRWQSTESKKNEQIDLAGGRFAEVVGQIKVVKSFVSELRELDTFAKRYRHTVNYTKTQSSWWHLMDVLRGGVMDVIFFAIYLMLFFRTLEGAFSLGDMVLLLQLVNMARQPMTMMSWVVDTTQRAIAGSKDYFEVMEHNLENTVNKEIAAATQASDVPQLSTHKPEQLPETDIASDVMISFDNVSFSYESNEPVLNSISFQAAKNQRIALVSESGGGKSTIVNLLLGLYRPTSGQLMVAGHDVRHLSAEQLRANVGVVFQEASLFSGTIFENIAYGRPDASLNDVIAVAKRAHAHDFISAFPDGYHTVIGERGLRLSGGQKQRVSIARAMLKDAPILVLDEATSALDAKAEIAVQAGLDELMVGRTTLIIAHRLSTIADVDTIITLDKGEVDEIGSPAQLAHTGGIYSQLLDLTLHSSEENKAKLKRFGFHG; encoded by the coding sequence ATGGGTTCGATCACAAGAATTTTACGCAGCGCAAAAACCTTATGGCCTTATTATTTGGGAGTGATAAGCAGCGCAGTTATTATTTCGCTTTTATCATTGCTTATTCCTTTTATTTTGCGCGATGCTACAGATACGATCGTCGAAGCGCTCTCCGACAAGTCGGGTAAATCGGGGTGGGCTGAGGCAAAAAGCCATCTCATGGTGCTTGCTATTGCGTTGCTCGTAGCCCAATTATTAAACACTATTTTGCGCAATGTGGGTGGATACATTGGTGATGTTATGGCTGCACGAATGCGTCAGATTCTTTCTACGAGGTATTTTGCGCAGCTTTTGGGAATGCCGCAGCGTTATTTTGATAATCAGGTAACTGGTACGATCATTGCGCGTTTGGATCGGTCTATTTCTTCCATTACCCAAGCATTGCAGTCGATGGCTAATAGTTTCTTTCCCATGCTTATTACCCTTGGCGCTGTGCTAGGTATTTCGGCATGGTACTACTGGCCTTTGGCTTTGCTCCTTGCCGCGATTATCCCAATTTATATGTGGCTTACTTCTTTGACCAGTAAACGCTGGCAGAGTACCGAGAGTAAGAAAAATGAGCAGATTGATCTTGCCGGGGGTCGGTTTGCCGAAGTTGTTGGTCAGATTAAAGTTGTGAAATCTTTTGTCTCTGAGCTGCGCGAATTAGATACTTTTGCTAAGCGCTATCGCCATACGGTGAACTACACCAAGACGCAATCCTCGTGGTGGCATCTTATGGATGTGCTGCGCGGCGGAGTGATGGATGTGATTTTCTTCGCTATCTATCTCATGCTGTTCTTCCGCACTCTCGAAGGCGCGTTTAGCCTGGGCGATATGGTGTTGTTATTGCAGTTGGTGAATATGGCGCGTCAGCCTATGACCATGATGAGTTGGGTGGTTGACACCACGCAGCGAGCGATTGCTGGTTCCAAAGATTATTTCGAGGTTATGGAGCACAATCTTGAAAATACCGTCAACAAAGAAATTGCTGCTGCTACTCAGGCTTCCGACGTTCCACAGCTGAGCACCCATAAACCAGAACAATTGCCAGAAACTGATATTGCTTCCGATGTCATGATTAGCTTCGATAATGTCAGTTTTTCCTATGAGAGCAACGAACCGGTACTGAACTCGATTAGTTTTCAAGCCGCCAAGAATCAACGTATCGCTTTGGTCAGTGAATCAGGTGGTGGAAAATCTACGATTGTTAATCTTCTCCTTGGGTTGTATCGTCCGACGTCAGGGCAGCTCATGGTTGCTGGCCATGATGTGAGGCATCTTTCAGCTGAGCAATTGCGCGCCAATGTGGGTGTGGTATTCCAAGAGGCATCATTATTCTCGGGAACGATTTTTGAGAATATCGCTTATGGTCGCCCTGATGCGTCGCTGAACGATGTGATTGCCGTCGCTAAGCGAGCGCATGCTCATGATTTTATTTCTGCTTTCCCCGATGGCTATCACACTGTGATTGGTGAGCGCGGTTTGCGTTTATCTGGTGGGCAGAAGCAGCGCGTCTCCATTGCACGAGCGATGCTCAAGGATGCGCCTATTTTGGTTCTCGATGAGGCTACGTCAGCGCTCGACGCAAAAGCAGAGATTGCGGTACAAGCAGGTCTTGATGAGCTGATGGTGGGCAGAACAACGCTTATCATTGCGCATAGGCTTTCGACCATTGCCGATGTGGATACAATCATTACGCTAGATAAAGGCGAGGTTGATGAGATTGGCAGCCCTGCTCAATTGGCTCACACTGGCGGCATTTATTCTCAGTTATTGGATTTAACTTTGCATAGTAGTGAAGAGAACAAAGCCAAGCTCAAGCGCTTTGGTTTTCACGGCTAA
- a CDS encoding LLM class flavin-dependent oxidoreductase has protein sequence MSEQLTRAPLSILDFAMIFDHERPGTSFQRSVALAQEAEKLGYQRIWYAEHHNMSSISSASPAVLIAHIGAQTNSIRLGAGGVMLPNHSPYVVAEQFGTLAELYPDRIDLGLGRAPGTDQLTLGRALRRLPDAAQTFPDDVVELQKYLADESIIDGVRAVPGAGTHIPLYILGSSLFGAELAARLGLPYSFASHFAPDLLEQAVSLYRAQFQPQRSGDKPYVIAAVNVLAAPTSAQAHERFVQVQRAWVRNMASRGRYLNDVQLDQVMDSYAGRKILDMMRYTAVGTADEVRDYLEKFQRHAQADELMISLRAPRWQDTMESLRLLAQAWELNSIDTL, from the coding sequence ATGTCAGAACAGCTTACTCGCGCCCCTTTATCTATTTTGGACTTTGCCATGATTTTTGATCATGAGCGCCCAGGTACGAGTTTCCAGCGTTCAGTGGCATTAGCACAAGAGGCGGAAAAGCTCGGATACCAGCGTATTTGGTATGCCGAGCATCATAATATGTCTTCTATTTCTTCTGCTTCCCCCGCGGTGCTTATCGCACATATTGGTGCACAGACAAATAGTATTCGGTTAGGCGCTGGTGGGGTTATGCTGCCTAATCATTCTCCTTATGTTGTTGCTGAACAATTCGGCACCCTTGCTGAGCTTTATCCTGACCGTATTGATTTAGGTTTAGGTCGCGCCCCTGGTACCGATCAGCTCACACTTGGTCGTGCTTTACGACGCTTACCTGATGCTGCACAAACTTTCCCGGATGATGTGGTTGAGCTGCAGAAATATCTAGCTGATGAATCGATTATTGATGGGGTACGTGCTGTGCCTGGAGCTGGTACTCATATTCCGCTCTATATTCTCGGTTCGTCGCTTTTTGGTGCTGAGCTGGCTGCTCGTCTTGGTCTACCTTATTCTTTTGCTTCACATTTTGCCCCTGATTTGCTGGAGCAAGCAGTAAGTTTGTATCGTGCACAATTCCAACCACAGCGCTCTGGGGATAAGCCATATGTTATTGCTGCTGTCAATGTGTTAGCTGCGCCAACAAGTGCCCAGGCGCATGAGCGCTTTGTGCAAGTGCAACGTGCATGGGTGCGGAATATGGCATCTCGTGGACGTTATCTTAATGATGTGCAGCTCGATCAAGTTATGGATTCCTATGCTGGTCGTAAAATTTTGGACATGATGCGTTATACCGCAGTAGGAACTGCGGATGAGGTTCGAGACTATTTAGAAAAATTCCAGCGTCATGCGCAGGCAGATGAGCTGATGATTTCTTTGCGTGCACCACGTTGGCAAGACACTATGGAATCATTGCGGTTATTGGCTCAAGCATGGGAATTAAACTCTATAGACACGCTATAG
- the brnQ gene encoding branched-chain amino acid transport system II carrier protein has translation MSHKSLFAKTKRHRLAVPPSALVAISLMLFSMFFGAGNLIFPPVVGAGSGDNFLPATIGFLIGAVVLPVIAIIAVALSGRDIRDLSARGGTVFSVSFAVATYLAIGAFYAIPRTGAVSFSMSITPVFGLDSTLASVIFNVLFFGAALALAFNPTGLVDHLGKWLTPALLVLLGVLIVTAFFQLPGSSAIATEKFAQNPLAVGLHEGYMTMDSLSALTFGILVTSALRHAALENSSAISSREIEAASGPSGIIDADDIKEPTNLVRMSTIAALISGSLLAAIYVGLAFIGHNIPDGQSFDDGAALLAQASYAMLGRPGQIVLGAIVLLACMTTAVGLLAATSEFFHRLLPRFSYRTWVISFSLISFIVASLGLSTVLTIAVPIISFLYPIAISIIFLTIVDKLFPVLQLHYGFAFAVWTAAIFSALSIVVPHYVAWVPLSAMDLGWIIPVLLAAVIGTGVDYRRGTVLSSDRARTSRE, from the coding sequence ATGTCCCACAAATCTTTATTCGCTAAAACTAAACGACATCGTCTCGCTGTACCGCCTTCGGCATTGGTAGCTATTTCTCTTATGCTCTTTTCCATGTTCTTTGGAGCGGGAAATCTTATTTTCCCGCCCGTCGTCGGGGCTGGTTCGGGAGATAATTTCCTGCCCGCTACCATTGGATTCTTAATTGGTGCCGTGGTGTTGCCTGTGATTGCAATTATTGCTGTTGCACTTTCTGGTAGGGATATTCGTGACCTCAGCGCACGTGGCGGCACAGTGTTTAGTGTGTCATTCGCGGTGGCAACTTACCTGGCGATTGGAGCTTTTTATGCAATTCCGCGCACTGGTGCCGTGAGTTTTTCGATGTCGATAACACCTGTTTTTGGTCTGGACTCAACGCTTGCGTCGGTGATTTTTAATGTGTTGTTCTTTGGCGCAGCTCTTGCGTTAGCTTTTAATCCCACCGGTTTAGTCGATCACCTGGGTAAGTGGCTCACCCCTGCCCTGTTGGTTTTGCTGGGGGTGCTCATCGTCACGGCTTTCTTTCAGTTACCGGGTAGCTCTGCCATAGCCACCGAAAAGTTTGCGCAGAATCCTTTAGCCGTAGGCTTGCATGAGGGGTATATGACTATGGATTCGCTATCAGCATTGACTTTCGGCATTCTGGTTACCTCGGCGCTGCGTCATGCCGCTTTAGAGAACTCGTCAGCTATTAGTTCTCGGGAAATTGAGGCTGCCAGCGGCCCAAGTGGCATTATCGACGCTGATGATATTAAAGAACCCACCAATTTAGTGCGTATGTCTACTATTGCGGCTCTCATCTCTGGTTCTTTGCTCGCCGCTATTTATGTGGGTTTGGCTTTCATCGGGCACAATATCCCCGATGGGCAAAGTTTCGACGATGGTGCCGCACTCTTGGCACAAGCATCATATGCAATGCTTGGTCGCCCTGGTCAGATTGTCTTAGGGGCAATCGTATTGCTCGCGTGCATGACTACTGCGGTCGGATTATTAGCAGCAACGAGTGAGTTTTTTCACCGACTACTGCCGCGTTTTTCTTATCGCACCTGGGTCATCAGCTTTAGTCTGATTTCTTTTATTGTGGCTTCTTTGGGGCTTTCCACAGTGCTCACTATTGCAGTTCCTATTATTTCTTTCCTCTACCCCATTGCAATTAGCATTATTTTCCTTACTATCGTCGATAAGCTCTTCCCTGTGCTTCAGCTTCACTATGGTTTTGCGTTTGCGGTGTGGACTGCAGCGATTTTTAGTGCGCTGAGCATTGTAGTTCCTCACTATGTTGCTTGGGTACCATTGTCCGCAATGGATCTGGGCTGGATTATTCCGGTTCTGCTTGCTGCTGTCATTGGTACCGGGGTGGATTATCGACGCGGGACTGTTCTTTCTAGCGATCGTGCTAGGACTAGCCGGGAATAA
- a CDS encoding ABC transporter ATP-binding protein, giving the protein MTMPCVLRVENLSVLNQVHSVSFDIHARQRLGIIGESGSGKTLTALAIMRLIDAQGSIIFDGKELLTTEEKQLCAIRGNRIAMIFQEPMTALNPLMSVGKQIVEAVRIHAGRTMSRRTAKRIALELLSDVELGAELFGRYPHQLSGGQRQRIIIAMALAHRPQLLICDEPTTALDVTSQAAIMQLIDSLVDKYDMSLLFITHDLGLVAQVCEQVLVMKDGQIVERGDTHTVLHDPQHSYTRMLVSASILDPAPAHQPSKQVLIELRDVAKKYKHTVAVEQVDLTVHGGERLGIVGGSGSGKTTTLKMIAGLEKPSSGAVHIHADFQMIFQDPFGSLDPRMRIEHIINETLPTPDRDRVAEVLRDVGLKPEHMHRFPHEFSGGQRQRISIARALAPRPRIVLADEPVSALDICVRKKILDLLNELVTEHNLTLVFVSHDITAVQALCNDLVVMHQGRIVEQGAVADVLANPQHSYTQALIDAVPHLHRRTRS; this is encoded by the coding sequence ATGACTATGCCATGCGTGCTGCGTGTGGAAAATCTCAGCGTGCTTAACCAAGTGCACTCTGTGTCTTTTGATATTCATGCTCGGCAACGCCTGGGGATTATTGGCGAATCCGGCTCAGGTAAAACCCTCACTGCCCTGGCTATTATGCGGCTTATCGACGCCCAAGGCAGCATTATCTTCGACGGAAAAGAACTACTCACAACCGAAGAAAAGCAGCTGTGTGCCATCCGAGGCAATCGCATAGCAATGATTTTCCAAGAGCCTATGACTGCGCTCAACCCACTGATGAGCGTCGGAAAGCAAATTGTAGAAGCAGTGCGTATCCATGCCGGACGGACTATGAGCAGGCGCACTGCCAAGCGTATTGCACTGGAATTACTCAGTGATGTGGAATTAGGCGCTGAGCTTTTTGGGCGTTATCCTCATCAGCTCTCTGGTGGGCAGCGGCAAAGAATTATCATTGCGATGGCGCTGGCGCATAGACCTCAGCTGCTTATCTGTGATGAGCCTACTACTGCCTTAGACGTGACCAGCCAAGCGGCAATCATGCAGCTCATCGACTCGCTAGTGGACAAGTACGACATGAGCCTCTTGTTTATTACTCATGATTTAGGTCTGGTGGCCCAGGTATGCGAGCAGGTGCTGGTCATGAAGGATGGGCAGATTGTAGAACGCGGTGATACCCACACTGTGCTTCATGATCCACAACATTCTTATACCCGTATGCTTGTCTCGGCATCTATTCTCGACCCTGCGCCCGCACATCAACCAAGTAAGCAGGTGCTTATTGAGTTGCGTGATGTGGCGAAAAAATATAAGCACACGGTGGCAGTCGAGCAAGTTGATCTCACAGTTCATGGCGGCGAGCGGCTAGGTATTGTGGGTGGGTCTGGATCTGGAAAAACCACTACGCTCAAGATGATTGCAGGTTTAGAAAAACCCAGCTCAGGTGCTGTGCATATTCATGCGGATTTTCAGATGATTTTCCAAGATCCGTTTGGCTCACTTGACCCTCGTATGCGTATCGAGCACATTATCAATGAGACTTTGCCCACCCCTGACCGAGATAGAGTCGCTGAAGTACTGCGTGATGTAGGGCTCAAACCAGAGCATATGCACCGTTTCCCCCATGAGTTTTCCGGGGGACAGCGCCAACGCATTTCCATTGCGCGTGCTCTCGCCCCACGCCCACGCATTGTGCTTGCCGACGAACCAGTTTCTGCACTCGACATTTGCGTGCGCAAAAAAATTCTTGACCTGCTCAATGAGTTGGTCACTGAGCATAATCTCACTCTTGTGTTTGTTTCTCATGACATCACTGCTGTCCAGGCATTATGCAATGATCTTGTTGTGATGCATCAAGGCAGGATCGTCGAACAAGGCGCAGTTGCCGACGTGCTTGCCAACCCACAGCACTCCTACACCCAAGCGCTTATCGACGCAGTACCACACCTTCACCGACGCACCAGATCATAA
- a CDS encoding ABC transporter permease produces the protein MSTPTPQALQAPKALRGFSATGYVGLVIVIGIMSTAIVSFFWTPYDPLHVDPALRLAAPSWQHLCGTDRYGRDIFSQLMVGARITLFVGVIAVAVAACFGIPLGIYAGMRRGLAEILIMRGADLFLAFPALLMAIIASAIFGGSTLTAMIAIGIASVPAFARVCRSATLSVMTRDFIAASYSAGKSNMHVALRHVVPNIMGVIIVQASIAFALAILAEAGLSFLGLGTAPPTPSWGRMLQAAGSFLSSAPHLALAPGGAIAVSVLGFNLLGDGLRDNNDPRA, from the coding sequence ATGAGCACCCCCACGCCTCAAGCATTGCAAGCTCCTAAGGCATTACGCGGATTTTCTGCCACTGGATATGTCGGTCTGGTCATCGTTATTGGCATTATGAGCACCGCCATTGTGTCTTTCTTTTGGACTCCCTATGATCCGCTCCACGTCGATCCAGCACTGCGGCTAGCTGCACCGTCATGGCAGCACCTGTGTGGTACAGACCGCTATGGTCGTGATATTTTCAGCCAACTTATGGTGGGGGCTCGTATTACATTATTCGTCGGAGTAATAGCAGTTGCCGTTGCTGCTTGTTTCGGTATTCCTTTGGGGATCTATGCAGGTATGCGTCGTGGGCTTGCGGAAATACTTATCATGCGTGGCGCTGATCTTTTCCTCGCTTTCCCGGCTTTGCTCATGGCAATTATCGCCAGTGCCATCTTTGGCGGCTCGACGCTCACCGCAATGATTGCCATTGGCATAGCCAGTGTGCCTGCTTTTGCTCGAGTGTGCCGCAGCGCCACCTTGTCGGTTATGACTCGCGACTTTATCGCAGCAAGCTATAGTGCAGGAAAAAGCAATATGCACGTAGCGCTACGTCATGTGGTGCCGAATATCATGGGAGTCATTATTGTTCAAGCCTCTATTGCTTTTGCCCTTGCTATTCTGGCTGAGGCCGGACTGAGTTTCTTAGGTCTAGGCACTGCTCCCCCGACTCCAAGCTGGGGAAGAATGCTCCAAGCTGCTGGTTCTTTTTTGAGTTCTGCCCCGCACCTAGCTCTGGCACCAGGAGGTGCCATTGCAGTGAGTGTCCTTGGGTTTAATCTACTCGGCGATGGTCTGCGAGATAACAATGATCCACGTGCATAA